The genomic region ATGTGATCGCGTCCCTCATGATCGAAGGGTTTGGCGCGGTCCCGGTGGTGGATGGTGCGAGAAAGCTGATTGGAATCGTAAGTGAGCATGACCTGCTTGCCGCGATGGACGATGGGCATGCACTGGGGGAGCTGACGGCGGCTGATGTCATGACGGGCAATCCCTATTCAGTCCGGCCAGAAACGACGCTGGGAACCCTGGTGCATGTCCTGCGGGCCAGCGATCTTGTCCGCGTGCCGGTCGTGGATGCGAAGGACCGGCTCATCGGCATCATTGCCCGGCGCGATATCTTGCGAACCTATTTGGGGTCGAAGTCAACCCGCAAAAAGTGAGGGAGCTGCGATGCGACAAACAGAATTTTTCATGAAAGCCTGCGATCCGAAGACCTTGACCGTCGGTCAGTTGATGCAGGACGCGGTCACGCGTTGCACGTCGCGGACGGACGCCCTGACCTTGACCCACATGATGACCCATCGGAGTTTCGGGAGTCTGCCCGTGGTGGAGGAGGATGGGACGCTGGTGGGCGTGGTGAGTGAATACGATCTCTTGCAGGTGATGATCGAAGGGCGGGATCTGCGCAAGGTTCTGGCGACCGAGATCATGTCGGCCTATCCGGTGACGGTGACGGAAGACCAGACTCTCGTGCAAGTGGCCGATCTGTTCCAAGACCGGTATCTCACGCGAGTGCCCGTCGTGCGGAACGGCAAACTGGTCGGCATTCTGGCGCGACGGGATCTGCTGTTCGGGTATACGCAGGCGTCCCAGTATTGGTCTTAGTCGGCTGCTGAAACCGACCGGCAGCGGCGTTGCCGGGCAGTCAGTGTGAGCGCAGTTAGACCGTGCAGGTTAAGGAGTACTCTATGACGATCGATCACAATCACCGTCTCCGGGCCGAGTTGGATCAGCATGAGCTGGCGGCGCTTCAGCGTTTCATGGTGGCGATTCAGGAGGAGCCGTATGAATCTAAACCCCGTGTCGATGTCACGGAGGTGTTTCGCGGATCGGAAGGGCAGATCTTCGTGCCGGTGACTGTTTCCGGAGAGAGCCCTGACCCGCATCTCGCGATGCTGATGGGGCACAAGGCGGAACAGTTCTATAAACAGAGCGGATGCCGGTTTGTTCTCCTGCAGCGAATCGAGAGCGATCCTTCGCGGCAAACCTATGTGTGGGATGGGGCGGCGTGGAAGACGGTGCCGTAGCACAGCCAGAGAAGCGTATCCCGGCGATGTCACTGTTTCACATCTTCTGTAAACGACGAGCAAGAGATTGCAATGGGGATGTGAGTTTCATTCACTTCGCGGTGCTGCTGATTGCCCTGTTTCCTTCCATCGCCTTTTCGGAGCCGTCCAAGAAACATCCCAGCCCCTGTCAGATCGCCTATCCCAGCGATGCGACTATCGAGTGGAACTGTTGGACTATGCGGCCCGGTGAATCGCTTGAAAAGCTGTTCGGGGAGCGCTGGGTCGAAGTCGCACGGTTCAACCGGATTGATCGGCGTCATGCGCGTTCCGGCGCCTCGCTCAAAGTCCCGAAGCGGCTTGACGATTTGGACTCCTTCTCGCCGCTCCCGCTGTTGTATCCGCCCGCCGAGCAGGAGGATCGGTTCATCCTCATCGATCTTTCGGAGCAATTTCTCGGGGCCTATGAATACGGCGCCTTACGGTTTGCGCTCCCGATTGCTTCCGGGAACGGAGGCAACGAAACACCGCTCGGCGATTTCCGGATCACCGCAGCCCATCGCGTGCATCGGTCCTGTCTCTATACGGTCGAAGGAACGGACCGGCCCTATCCCATGAACTATGCGTTGCGTTTCTTTGTGAATCGGGCAGGCGTGTCCTATTGGATTCACGGGCGGGATTTGCCGGGCTATCCGGCTTCACATGGCTGTATCGGGCTCTATGATGAACCGATGCAGAAGGAACAGTACGGAATTCCGAAAGACCCGGAGTTGAACGATGCGAAGCGACTCTTCGAGTGGGTGTTAGGAGGCGAAGTGCAAGACGACGCGGTGATTCTGCTCGCCCAAGGTCCCAGGCTTCAGATCATCGGCGAGGCGCCGAAGCGTGAGCGGCGATGACGACCGAGGCCGGTCTGTTCCTTGGTTAGTGCGCCCGGCGATCGACCGATTCGGTCATAGCTTTCAGCGAATCAGAGACCCGTACTTCGTAGGAAGCGGCGGGTTCGAGCGCCTGCAGCGAAAGCGGGAGCTGGGCTAGTTGGTCAGCGGCATGGGCGCGGCTGTCAGTGAGAGAGGGAAGCGGCGCGATGAGCTGGCCGTCGCGCATGACCGGTTGGAGGAGGCCTTGTCCTTCCTGTCGATCCGTACTCGTCGTCAGCAGATCGTAGGCCCATTGCCCGTCGGCGGTGCGTTCGCGATAGACCTGTTTGCGTCCCGGCCAGGTGGCTTTGCCTTCGGACCGTTTGCGGCAAGGCCGGCCGGCGTATTCCTGAAGTTTGTAAGCGCAGTCCAGTGAAGGCGCATCCGTCGAGGTCGTCATCGCCGTGCCGACGGCGAAACTGTCGATCGGTGCGCGGCTGTGAATCAACGCTCGCAACCGGTATTCATCCAGATTGCCGCTGACGAGGATCGTTGCATGCGGTAAGCCTCCCTCGTCGAGAATCTTTCTGACGTTCCTGGCATGCTCGGCAAGATCGCCGCTATCTAGCCGAATACCTTTCACGGAGATGGCTTTGGCGAGTAGCGAGGGCGCGAGCGCCACGACCTTGTGCGCAGCGGCTTCGGTGTCGTAGGTGTCGATCAGCAGTACGACATTCTCCGGCTGGGCCTGCGCGAAGTGGGTGAAGGACTCGGATTCGTCCTCGTGGGCTTGGACGAACGAATGGGCCATCGTGCCGAAAATCGGGATGCCGAAGGCTCTGCCGGCCAGCACGGTCGCAGTACCGGCGAATCCGGCAAGATAGCTGGCGCGCGCGGCATAGAGACCGGCTTCGGCCCCGTGTGCGCGGCGAAGTCCAAAGTCGATGAGCGGCTTGCCTTCGGCGATCAAGACGGATCGCGCGGCCTTCGAGGCGATCATGGTCTGGAAGTTCAGTAGATTCATGATGCGCGTTTCGACCAGTTGGGCCTGCGGCATGGGGGCGACGATGCGTAAGATCGGCTCGTTGGGGAAAAAGATGGTGCCTTCCGCCATTGCTTCGACCGATCCCGAAAAGCGGAGTCCTTCCAAATAGCGCAGGAGCGTCGGCGAGAATCGGCCGGTCTGTGCGAGCCAGGCGATGTCGTCGGAGGTGAAGCGTAGGCGAGAAAGATAGTCCACGGCCTGCGGGAGTCCGGCAGCCATGAGGAAATTGCGATGGGGCGGCAGGCGGCGGACAAAAAATTCGAAGACGGCCGGTTCCTCCATGCCCTGCTCCAGATAGGCTTGGGCCATCGTCAACTGGTACAGGTCCGTCAGGAGTGCGTGGTCGGATGGATTCATTGTGTGAGCTGTTCCAACCGGATGGGGACAGCGCCGCTGCGGATCATTTCGTCGATCGCCCGCTGACCGTCGCCCGGTTGACGATTGACGGCGGCGATGCCGTCGAGCAGGAGGCAGGTCTCGTAGCCGAGTCTGCGCGCGTCTCTGACGCTGTAGAGCACGCAATAGTCGGTGGCCAGGCCGCCGATGAAAATACGCCGTACATGATCGCGCTGCAGCAGTTCATGCAGGGGTGTGTCTTCGAAGACCGAGTAGACGTCTTTGTCCGGTTTGGTGGCTTTGTAAATCGTCTCGACGGTCGATGGGATTGGGAACTGCGTGGGTGTCAGCGAGCCGGGCGTATCTGCCACGCAGTGCACGGGCCAGGGGCCGCCTTGTTCTCTGAACGAACAATGGCGCGGCGGGTGCCAATCGCGCGAGAAAATGATTGGGAGACGGCGTGTCACGAAACGGTCGCAATAGTGGCGCAGAACCGGCAGAAGCCCGTCGCCTCCGGCAATTCCGAGTGCGCCGCCGGGAAGAAAATCATTCTGCAGGTCCACGACCAGCAGCGCATCGCCCGGCGCGAGGACGACATGGTTAGACGATGGAGTTGCCGGATGGGTCGAGAGCAGCGTCATGGGTATTCCCGCTAAGCAGGCGGTCAGGCCAGTGGAGTCTCGGTTCGCTCACGGTTCCATGATGATCCGTCCGCCGGGATGTTCTTCGCCCTCACCCCACTCCGCGACGGCCTGCGCCATTTCGGCGAGGCGTTGAGCGGCACGGCCAAACACCGTGTCGGGAGGATATTCCCCGTCGATACCGCGTTCTCCGGCCGTCACGCCGGTGAGCAATTCAATGGCTTCTTCCAGCGTGTTCACCGCGTAGACGGTGAACTGTCCCGATTCCACCGCTTCGACCACATCGCGACGAAGGGCGAGATGGTTCGTATTACGCGCCGGAATGATCACGCCCTGTTTGCCGGTCAGTCCACGCCGTGAACAGGATTCAAGAAACCCTTCGATTTTCTCGTTGACGCCGCCGATAGGCTGGACTTCGCCCAATTGGTTGACGGATCCGGTGACGGCAAGATATTGCCGGATCGGCAGATCGGCTAGGCTGGACAAAATTGCGGTCAACTCGGCGACAGCGGCGCTGTCTCCTTCAATCTCGGAGTAGGTTTGTTCGAAGGTCAAGGACGCGCTCATGGCGAAGGGATGTAGCCCGGCAAACTTTCCTGCCAGGTAACCGGCGATGGTCATGACCCCTTTGCTATGGATATTGCCGGCCAACTCCGCTTCTCGCTGCACGTCGATGACGCCTTTGGTGCCGACATACGTGCGCGCCGTGATGCGGGTGGGGCGGCCGAACGCGTAGTCGCCGAGTTCATGGACGGAGAGACCATTCACCTGGCCGACGCTCTCGCCGTCGAGATCGACCATCAGGGTACCTTCTTTGATTTCGTCCTGGATCCAATGTTCGGCCAGATTCGACCGGTGGCGCTTGTGCGCGATGGCCGCGTCCACATCTCCGCGCGTCACAAACGAATGACCTTCTTTCCTGGCCCAGTAGCCGGCCTCGCGGATGAGGTCGCTCACGAGGCTGAATCGCAGTGACAGGCGGTCGTGCCGATCGGCAAAGCGGAAGCCTTGCCGAATCACTTCGGCGACCGCATCGGCGCCAAAGTGCGGCAGCCCTTCTTCGCGGCAGAGTTTTGCGATGAAGCGGGCGTACTGGCGATCCTGCCGTTCGCTTCGGACCACTTCCGTATCGAAGTCCGCCTTCACTTTAAAGAGCTTGGCAAAGTCCTCTTCGTAGGCTTGGAGCAGGTAGTAGATCATGGGCGGCCCGACCATGATGATTTTCACCGTGACGGGGATGGCTTGCGGCCGGAGGCCGGCGGTGGAGAAACCATAGAATTCGCCGGGGTCTTCGATTTTCACTTCAGCCGTTTTGATGACTCGCTTCAGCGCGTCCCAGGAAAATGGTTGATGCAACATGTCCAGCGCATTCACGATCAGGTAGCCGCCGTTGGCTTGGAGGACGGCGCCGGCACGGATTTCAGTGAAGTCCGTGTACATGACGCCCATATGTGCGCGGCGTTCGATTTTGCCGATCAGGTTGGTGTAAGTCGGGTGCGATTCGTCGATGACGGGCGCGCCGCCGGTCGAGTCATGCTCGACGATGAGATTCACGAGATAGCGGGTCATGTCAGGCCGACGGAGTTCCAGGCCAGGAATGGGTAATGCCGGTCCTTCATGGGGAAGAAATTCTTTGTAATGGTGGATGACGTTGTCTTTCACACGCTCGAGATAGGCGGAGACGGCCGGTAGATCTTGGTAGGACCGCAGTAACGCCTCATACCGGCCTTCGAGCACGTTGGTCACCACCTGGTGATCGAGGTGGCGGAGCTGGTGCTCCATTTCTTTATCGAGGCCGTGGAGACGCACATGAAAGTCACGGATCTCGCCTTCGAGGGCGAGCCGGCGTTCGGTGAGGTCCCGTTGTTCTGGTTCGGTCATGGCCTCCATGGCTTCGTCGGTCATGGGATGTCCGTCTTTGAGCGGCACGAGTCCGAATCCCGCCGGCGTTTCGTCGAACCCGAACCCGCGGGCGAGACTCAACTTGGTGAGCTCTTGGAACAGCGTTTTCTTCTTGGCTTCAGTTTCGTCATGCAGCTTGGCTTTGCCGTCGAGGTACTTCTTGCTTTCGAACGCGGCAGGGATGTCGCGCCGCAAGCTCTCGATGAACGTGGCCATGTCCCGTTTGAAGGCACCGCCTTGCCCGGCGGGAAAGGAAAGACCGACCGGCCGTGAGGGGTCCTGAAAATTGTTGACGTAGCACCAGTCGGAAGGAGCCTGGGCTGTCCGGGCCAGCCGTGTCACCATCTGACGGACCAGGGTGGCTTTCCCTGTGCCGACCGGGCCGGAGACGTACAGGTTGAACCCCGGGCTCTTCATCGAGAGACCGAACTCCAGCGCTTCGACCGCCCGCTCCTGGCCGATAATATCGGTGAGCGGTTCGAGTTCGCTCGTGTCTTCGAACCCTAACTGTGCGGGATCGACTGTGGGCGACAACATCGAAACGGGAACTCTAAATTTGTCCGTGCTCATCTACACTACTTTCGTTGCGACCACCGGAGGTGGCTGTACGGTTGTGGCCTGGGGGCCTTTCTTGCCTTGCTCCACCCCGAACACCACGTCTGTTCCGTCTTCGAGCTGCTCAAACGTGAGGCTGTGAAGTGCATTCGCATGAAAATACACTTCCCCCCCGCCCTCCTGGAGGATGAACCCATAGCCTTCCTTCGGGAAGAGCTTGCAGATCACTCCACGATTGGGTGGAACAGGTGGAAGGCGCACGTCGGTCTCTGCGCGCTTCTCACGAAACTTCCGCAGTTCAATCGTCACAGCTTCAAAGGCGCTCCGGATGGCTTCTTCGAACGTCTTATCTTCCTTGCGAGCGGTCAAGGTATGGCGGTCTGGGATTGTGACAACCACGAGCGCCTCCGCGACGTGGTCTTGTTTCTTGTGATGGCGGTTCTTTGTCAGAGTCACGCGGCCATGGGTGAGGTCGTCATGCCCCCGACGGAGATCCTCCATGCGGGCTTCGATTTCGGTCTTCCAGCGTGGCGTCATCTCGACATTTCGGCTTTGGATTTCTAAGTCCATCTGGTGCCCTCCTTTTCTTCAGTTTTAACTATCAGCAAGGCGGATGCCGCTTGCGTCAAATCCACCGGTTGGAGAATGGCCTCAGAAAGAGGCCATCGTTTACGCAGTTTTGCGAATGGCCATGCTTTCCACGTGGTAAATGACAGGGCAGACTGGCGCATTTCTCCTCAGTGGTCGCAATGTGGGTGAAGCGCAATGCGTCACTTGCAGCACCGTGAGAGGAGGCAGGAGATGGCGCAAGCGGAAATGTATCATTGGGATCGCTGTTACAGGCGGTCGTTCAGATGGCTGTTCGATTGGAATGTGACTTGCGTGTTATTTCTGTATGCCGACGCTGAGAAAACAGGCTCTCGAAGAGTATCTCCAGTCGCGTTTTGGGCCTGACGCTACGTTGCTGTCGTTCGGCGTGATCGGAAAGGCAAGTTCAGAAGGGGCGCATAAGCAATACGGCTATGGGACACCGGTCAAGCTGACGTTCCGTGTCGGCAACGATGTACGGTCGGCTGTGTTGGAAACCATGAAGCCCGGTCCCTTCGGGCACGAGCACATGGCTGATCGGGCGCAGGCGATGTTGTGGGACTACGAGTCCTATGGACGGCTCCCGCGCCATGTAAAGGCGCTCGACGTCGGCATCTTTACAGGCACACAGAAAATGTTGTCTGTTGCAGAGGGGCGGGAATACTTTGTCCTGAATCAATGGACCGAGGGAGTAAGTTATCACGAAGATCTGGAACGGCTCGCCAAGGGGCGATCGCTCCGTCCGCTCGATCGCAAGCGGACCGTCGCCCTTGCGCGTTATCTGGCGCAGATCCACGCGCATAAGAAACGGGATGCCGATTTATACCGCCGCCGTTTGCGGGAGTTAATCGGTCACGGCGAATGCATCATGGGGCTGACCGACAGTTACCCCGAGCGGTTCGGGTTTATCACGGAAGCCTTGTTGCGCGGAATTGAGGATGCCGCCAACCGTTGGCGGTGGCGTCTGCGCGGACAGACCAAACGATTGTCGCAAGTGCACGGGGATTTTCACCCTTGGAATGTGTTGTTCAAGAAGGGTGTCGATTTCGCAGTGCTCGATCGCTCACGCGGGGAGTGGGGTGAACCGGCGGACGACGTGACATCCATGACGATCAACTATTTCTTCTATTCACTCTGCCGGTGGGGACGGCTGAAGGGGCCGTACGAAGTGCTTTTCCGCCTGTTTTGGGAGGAGTATATCGAGGCAAGCGGCGATGAGGATGTGTTGGCAACAGCGGCGCCGTTCTTTGCGTTTCGCGGCTTGGTACTGGCGAGTCCTGTCTGGTATCCCACGTTGCCGATCGGTGTGCGTCGAACCATCTTTCGATTTATAGATCAGGTCCTCGCTGCACCGCGCTTCGATCCGTCACGGGTGAATGAGTATTGCGGGTGAGTTATGAGTTGTCAGCCATTAGGAGTCGTTGGATTCAAACGATGCTGAAAGCTGAGGGCAGATTGCTGATAGCTGTGTTCTGCTTATGAGTCGGACCCAAGGTTTCGCCATCTGGATTACGGGCCTGCCGGCTTCCGGCAAGAGCACGATCGTAAGGGCGCTCACGCCGCAGCTTGAAGCGGAAGGCCTGACAGTGGAAGTATTGGAGTCAGATGAGGTCAGACGTGTGCTCACGCCGGAGGCAACCTACTCGCAGGCCGAGCGGGACCTCTTCTACCGCGCTTTAGCGCTGATGGGGGCGAAGCTGGTGGCGCAGGGCGTGACCGTGATCTTTGACGCCACAGCCACCCGGCGTGAGTATCGCGACTTTGCCAGGAGGCTGATTCCCCGATTCATCGAAGTGGCGGTGGAATGTCCGCTGGAAATCTGCACGCAGCGTGACTACAAAGGGACGTATCAACGAGGGCAGCGAGGTGAGTCCAGCACTGTGCCGGGGTTGCAGTCCCCATATGAACCGCCGGTCAGCCCAGATCTGACCATCGATACGACGGAAGTCCCGGCGAGCGCAGCGGCGGAGAATGTACTCGCGCTTGTGAAGAAACGATTTCTTCAGTAAATAGCAGCTTCTTTTTATTCTTTTGCTTTTCCCTCTCGATGAAAGTGCCGCAGAAACCACTTGCATGCGTGCTCGGCTACCTGTTCCAGCGTGCCTGGTTCTTCAAATAGATGTGTGGCTCCGGGGACGACGGTCAGTTTCTTCTCACAGATGAGCATTTCGTAGGCTGATTGGTTCATCTCAATCACCGGTTCATCCCACCCACCGACAATCAGCAGAGTTGGCGCGGTCACCGAGGGCAGATAGGCTTCTGCCAAGTCGGGCCGTCCGCCTCGCGACACGATGGCCTGGATGTTTTGTGGGTCTCTGGCAGCGGCTTGCAACGCCGCGCCGGCTCCGGTGCTGGCGCCGAAATAGCCGATGCCAAGCTTCTTTGTGTGCGGGTCTTTATCCAGCCAGGCTTTGGCCAGCAACAGCCGATCGGCCAGCAGATCGATATCAAACACTTTCCGTCGGTCCTCGGCTTCGTCCGGCGTGAGCAGGTCAAGCAATAGTGTCGCGAGGCCGTTCTGCTGCAGATGGCGGGCGACGAAGTTGTTACGCGGGCTCAATCGTCCGCTGCCGCTGCCGTGAGCAAAGAGGATGACGCCGCTTGGATCAGGTGGGAGGCCTAGGATGCCCTCAAGCGCCAGTTTTCCGTAAATGATCTGGACATTGTGCTCGTGGCTAGTCATCATCGCTTGGTCCGATCGTTCATATTTGAACTATGTTAGCAAGTAGCTAATAAATAAGAGTAAAGAAATGAACGTGTTGGTCTTTGCTGTGGATATTTTCTCTAGAAGCGTACTTGCACGAAGACGGTTTTGACTAAGATTCCTGATAAATCGATGTCAGGGGCTATGCTCAGCGTATAAATGCGACAAGCTGTACAATAATGTACGTATAAGTAGTCTCCACAGAGACAATTTTAGGCAATTTATATTCTAAGTCATTGATAATTAGAAAACTGTAATGCTGGATCGCAACTTGCTCAATCCCCCAGGCATACGTCAACTTTCACCTGGGGAGGAAATAATCATGGGTTGTCCGAAATGCAAAGGCTTGATGATGTTGGAGCGCTTCTCGGATTTCTTTCTAGTGTTTTATGCTTGGAAGTGCGTCAATTGCGGAGCGATCATTGATCGGACGATCTCCAACAACCGCAAGAACAGTCTGGCTGCCAAAGCCGCGAAAGAAGTTGAAACCGCCGCTGCCTAACCGGTTGTCCGTTAGGCATTGGAACTCCGGCACGGTGCGTTCGGCATCGTCGAAATTGTGGGACTGTGCCGGCTGGAGTTCTTAGGTGGAGGCCCAGCCACAACCATTCATGGCCTGATTACAGCAGGTTGCCTGTCACGTCGATTCCTTCCGTCGCTCGCGGTTTTGCCCACCCTAAATCATCCCGCTGCCTCATAACTCCCTCATGCTTCGCCGCCGCCGGCATGCCAGCTATCGACCTCCGGCTTTCTTCTTTGTCACTGCGCAAGGCGCCGGTCGGCTGAGCTCCGCCGGCAACAGAGTCTGGTTATCAACACAGGCGGTATCCAGCTGTGCTTGGGTCAGTCCGGCCGATGAGGCCAGATTGGCTCCGTAGAAGTTCGCCTGACGGATGTCGGCCGCATCAAGGCGTGCGCCGCTGAGATCTGCCCCATTGAATGAGGCTCTCTGCAGCTTGGCTTCCTGCAGATTGGCGTGGGTCAAATTCGCATGGCTGAAATTGGCATCACTCAAATCGGCGGCGACGAGATTGGCTGAGTCGAGTGTGGCTTCATTGAATTGTGCCCGAGGCAGGGATGCTTTGGGGGCATAGATCTCGTGCAGGGCGGCTTTGGTAAAGACGGCGTCGGCGCCGCGTGTGCCGATCATGACGGCATGATGCAGGTTAGCGTCGCGAAAGTCGGCCTTTTCAATGACAGCCTTGTAGAGAATCACCATGCGCATTTTTGCTGATTGGAGTGAGGCCTTGATGAGGCGTGCGCCTTCCAGATTGGCGCCTTCAAGATCGGCTTGTGCGAGGCGGGTACCCTCCAGATTCGCATGACGGAGATCCGCTCCGCGGAGGATGGCATCGCGAAGATCGGCGTGTCTAAGGTCGGTATCATCCAGATAGGCGCTTTCTAGATCCGCTTCCATCATACGGGCGTCATTCAACCGAGCTCCGTCGAGCAGCGCCCCCTGCAGATTGGTCTGAAGCAGTAGGGCCTTCGACAAGTCGGTCCGGCGAAGATCCGCACCCATCAAATCGGCTCCGGTTAGGACTGCCTTCTGAAGATTGGCTCCGTAGAGGTAGCTGTCGACCAGCGTCGCGTTCGTAAAGTCAGCCGACGATAAATCGGCTCCCTCGAAATGGGCTCGCTCGAAGATGGCATCGTGCAGCTGGGCGCCGGATAACGCGGCGTTGTACAGCGCCGCTTCATCGCCGATCGCACGGAGGAGGTTGGCATGTGTCAGTTTGGCATGACGCAAGTCCGCACCGACTAAATTGCTGTCTTCGAGATTGGCTTTGGTGAGGTCGGCGCCTGCAAGGCTGGCTTGCGTCAGGATGCTTTGTCTGAGATTGGCCTGCCTGAGGTTGACGCCTTCCATCCGGGCACGTTCGAGATTGGCCCCTTCGAGGGAGGCCTGCCGTAAGTCGGCTCCACAGAAATCCGCCCGTTTATGCCCGGGGCTGTCTCGCTGTTCGAGCCATTCCTGGTGTGCGTGGAGTGTGCTGCGGATGGCGGCTGGAGACAAGGTGCCTTTCTTGTGTGGTTGCTCGCATCGCTGGACATGGTTTGGTGGCGGCGTTGTGCTTGCTGCCAAGATGGGAGTTGTGGCAATGGTGGATACAATCAACAGGAATAGTCCCTGGCGTAAGGCGGAATGGATCATCTCGGTCTCCTCTAGGTGGTTCGTTCTCACGGGCAATAGTCAATGGAGGTATGTCACTTGCCTTGCTGGGAGAGTAGCCGCACATAGGCCAACACATCAATCATTTGGCCCTCGGTCAGGCTGCCGGTCCAGGCATGCATAGGACTGAAGACGATCCCATGTTCGATCGTGCGCAGCAGCTCCTCATCGGATTTCAGAAAGGATCGAAACAGATGAAAGTTAGCCGGCGCGACTCTGAGCGATGCAGCGGTGGGGCCGTCCCCCCAGCCGGTCTGGCCATGGCAGGTTGCGCAGTGGTTCTGATACAGCGCCTTGCCTCGGTGCAGGTCGGCGGGAAGATCCTGGGCTGCAACGGACAGGGCACTGAGTAAGAGACTGACGCCGGCGGCGAATACGAGCGTTCGAGATGTCTTGTGCATCATCAACTCTTCTTGGTGGTGTGGGCAATGAATGAGGTGAATAGTTGTTGTAGATTCTTACTGCCGCAGGACGGACATTGCACGTCACCTCGTTCGTGCTCTTTCAGGGTCACCACGATCAGCGATTCTTTGCCGCAATCGAGACACTTATAATCATACATTGGCATTTCAGCAACGGCTCCGCTAGTGGAAGACCAAGAGTGGACATGGCGCATGATGAAGGACGGCATGCGCGACGCTGCCGAGCACCATCCGGCTCAGCCCGTGGCGACCGCGGGACCCCATCATCAGCAGATCGGCACTGATGGCTTTGGCCTCTTGGAGAATCGCTTCGACCGGAACGCCCAATGTTGATTTCGCATGAGTGCTGTAGCCCATGTGTTTCAGATCCGCGGCCACGGAGTTGATGAAGCTTTCGGCGCTCCGGAGCGCCTGGCCTTCCATTTCGCGCTCCGCGACGGCGTCGACCGGCCACGGCGGCCTGGTCTGCGGGAGCACCGTGAGCGCAGTGATCGTGACCGCTTCCCGGAATGGATACTGTCGGAGAAACAGGAGCGCTCGCTCGGCGTCTTGCGACCCTTGCAGCGGCAGCAGTACATGCGTTAGGGACTTCACAAAGTTCGGCAGGATCAGGACGGCGCTCTTGGAGAAGGTCAGCACCCGATGAGAGACGCTGCCGATCAGCCGTTCCTTGATCGGTCCAAGCCCGCGTGCCCCGACAAGAATGAGATCGATCTGATGCTGCGCTGCATACTCCACGATCCGATCGGCTGGTGAGCCGATCTCCATCTGTTTGGTCACGGGACCACAGTTCATCGGCAGGAGCGACACGATACGATCCAGCAACCGTGCGCCATCTTCACGCATCGTGCGCTCGATGGTCGTATAGAGTTCTTGCGCGACTTCCGGCACCATCATCGGATAGGCCGGTGACGGGACATCCAGGATATGCAGGAGATGCAGTTCTTCGGCCCGGGCCAGGTACTTGAGCGCACGAACCGCCTCATACGATTGATCTGATCCATCGATGGCCAGCAGTAATTTCATCGGTGACCTCTCCATTGCTCAGTGACAATCCGTGGGACAGAAGAAGAGGAGATACACGGCAATTCCCACACCCAGCATAATTGCTCCTACTAGAATCCAGTGCGTACGTGTCATGGGCGTCTCCTCTTACTCGAGTGAGTCAGCAAGTCCAATGCCGTTCCATCGTTTCGGATCGCAGGAGAGGAGTGTGAGGTGAAAGCGCAAGAGACGAAAGGGTTTCGCTCTGAATGATGTCTTGAATCCTTGCCCGTCCCTCTTCACTGAGAGCAACGTCTGTTGCCTTCTGCCCCAGGAGGTCTCGCGTGACTGTAGCAGGCCTCCCCGATGCGAGAGGAAGTGGTGAAGGCCCGGAGCTGTTGTCATGGACAGCGGCGAGCAAACCGTTGTTTCTATGCGAGGTCAGTCTCAGGATTGTGATTGTGATGCGGTGGCATTGGCCTTGCTGA from Nitrospira sp. harbors:
- a CDS encoding L,D-transpeptidase — translated: MSFIHFAVLLIALFPSIAFSEPSKKHPSPCQIAYPSDATIEWNCWTMRPGESLEKLFGERWVEVARFNRIDRRHARSGASLKVPKRLDDLDSFSPLPLLYPPAEQEDRFILIDLSEQFLGAYEYGALRFALPIASGNGGNETPLGDFRITAAHRVHRSCLYTVEGTDRPYPMNYALRFFVNRAGVSYWIHGRDLPGYPASHGCIGLYDEPMQKEQYGIPKDPELNDAKRLFEWVLGGEVQDDAVILLAQGPRLQIIGEAPKRERR
- a CDS encoding CBS domain-containing protein; this encodes MPKTMNKKPAKKPARLPKVPDFASMLVKPVMEKRVQSARVKTKGDVIASLMIEGFGAVPVVDGARKLIGIVSEHDLLAAMDDGHALGELTAADVMTGNPYSVRPETTLGTLVHVLRASDLVRVPVVDAKDRLIGIIARRDILRTYLGSKSTRKK
- a CDS encoding nicotinate phosphoribosyltransferase, whose protein sequence is MNPSDHALLTDLYQLTMAQAYLEQGMEEPAVFEFFVRRLPPHRNFLMAAGLPQAVDYLSRLRFTSDDIAWLAQTGRFSPTLLRYLEGLRFSGSVEAMAEGTIFFPNEPILRIVAPMPQAQLVETRIMNLLNFQTMIASKAARSVLIAEGKPLIDFGLRRAHGAEAGLYAARASYLAGFAGTATVLAGRAFGIPIFGTMAHSFVQAHEDESESFTHFAQAQPENVVLLIDTYDTEAAAHKVVALAPSLLAKAISVKGIRLDSGDLAEHARNVRKILDEGGLPHATILVSGNLDEYRLRALIHSRAPIDSFAVGTAMTTSTDAPSLDCAYKLQEYAGRPCRKRSEGKATWPGRKQVYRERTADGQWAYDLLTTSTDRQEGQGLLQPVMRDGQLIAPLPSLTDSRAHAADQLAQLPLSLQALEPAASYEVRVSDSLKAMTESVDRRAH
- a CDS encoding isochorismatase family protein, producing the protein MTLLSTHPATPSSNHVVLAPGDALLVVDLQNDFLPGGALGIAGGDGLLPVLRHYCDRFVTRRLPIIFSRDWHPPRHCSFREQGGPWPVHCVADTPGSLTPTQFPIPSTVETIYKATKPDKDVYSVFEDTPLHELLQRDHVRRIFIGGLATDYCVLYSVRDARRLGYETCLLLDGIAAVNRQPGDGQRAIDEMIRSGAVPIRLEQLTQ
- a CDS encoding CBS domain-containing protein, giving the protein MRQTEFFMKACDPKTLTVGQLMQDAVTRCTSRTDALTLTHMMTHRSFGSLPVVEEDGTLVGVVSEYDLLQVMIEGRDLRKVLATEIMSAYPVTVTEDQTLVQVADLFQDRYLTRVPVVRNGKLVGILARRDLLFGYTQASQYWS
- a CDS encoding AAA family ATPase; the encoded protein is MSTDKFRVPVSMLSPTVDPAQLGFEDTSELEPLTDIIGQERAVEALEFGLSMKSPGFNLYVSGPVGTGKATLVRQMVTRLARTAQAPSDWCYVNNFQDPSRPVGLSFPAGQGGAFKRDMATFIESLRRDIPAAFESKKYLDGKAKLHDETEAKKKTLFQELTKLSLARGFGFDETPAGFGLVPLKDGHPMTDEAMEAMTEPEQRDLTERRLALEGEIRDFHVRLHGLDKEMEHQLRHLDHQVVTNVLEGRYEALLRSYQDLPAVSAYLERVKDNVIHHYKEFLPHEGPALPIPGLELRRPDMTRYLVNLIVEHDSTGGAPVIDESHPTYTNLIGKIERRAHMGVMYTDFTEIRAGAVLQANGGYLIVNALDMLHQPFSWDALKRVIKTAEVKIEDPGEFYGFSTAGLRPQAIPVTVKIIMVGPPMIYYLLQAYEEDFAKLFKVKADFDTEVVRSERQDRQYARFIAKLCREEGLPHFGADAVAEVIRQGFRFADRHDRLSLRFSLVSDLIREAGYWARKEGHSFVTRGDVDAAIAHKRHRSNLAEHWIQDEIKEGTLMVDLDGESVGQVNGLSVHELGDYAFGRPTRITARTYVGTKGVIDVQREAELAGNIHSKGVMTIAGYLAGKFAGLHPFAMSASLTFEQTYSEIEGDSAAVAELTAILSSLADLPIRQYLAVTGSVNQLGEVQPIGGVNEKIEGFLESCSRRGLTGKQGVIIPARNTNHLALRRDVVEAVESGQFTVYAVNTLEEAIELLTGVTAGERGIDGEYPPDTVFGRAAQRLAEMAQAVAEWGEGEEHPGGRIIMEP